One Indicator indicator isolate 239-I01 chromosome 9, UM_Iind_1.1, whole genome shotgun sequence genomic window carries:
- the SDC1 gene encoding syndecan-1 — protein MLVEKLLHYEALPQGTLRRLHASNVIALISSLTYLFSFSLKQTTNLNLPPEDLDSSGDDEDAFSGSGAGPLTDHSHTWRISGEPTNSSLVAIPTDFDEQPFPGTEGRTEKEAVSPFATSYVVTEEPVVAVKDEGTVLGSPDEKPSDVVTTTVRSPTTHFPSVVHVDPSEASGTVHNLEPKIPSSDMPDTKDVPEPHPTIHHEGDVAAILTTAAPKDVVPTHAEVSEDGSGDPGDFILTKDEDLVPTQNSEVLPDSGRNAKAAGASGIMDRKEVLGGVIAGGLVGLVFAVFLVAFMLYRMKKKDEGSYSLDEPKQSNGGYQKPHKQEEFYA, from the exons GAACCCTTAGAAGACTTCATGCAAGCAATGTGATAGCTTTAATCTCATCACTGACgtaccttttctccttctctttaaaGCAAACTACAAATCTGAACCTTCCTCCTGAAGATCTTGATTCTTCTGGTGATGATGAGGATGCATTCTCTGGTTCAGGTGCAG gTCCCCTGACTGACCACTCTCACACCTGGAGAATCTCAGGAGAACCAACTAATTCCTCACTAGTGGCAATACCAACAGATTTTGATGAACAACCATTTCCTGGGACTGAGGGCCGAACTGAAAAGGAAGCAGTATCTCCTTTTGCAACTAGTTATGTAGTGACAGAGGAGCCAGTTGTGGCTGTGAAGGATGAAGGAACTGTCCTGGGTTCGCCCGATGAAAAACCAAGCGATGTGGTTACAACAACAGTGAGAAGCCCCACTACTCACTTCCCTTCAGTGGTTCATGTAGATCCTTCAGAAGCCTCAGGCACAGTCCATAATCTCGAACCTAAAATCCCAAGCTCTGATATGCCAGACACTAAAGATGTGCCTGAGCCCCACCCTACCATCCATCATGAGGGAGACGTCGCTGCCATCCTCACGACAGCAGCTCCGAAGGATGTTGTTCCTACGCACGCAGAGGTTTCTGAAGATGGTTCTGGAGACCCG GGAGACTTCATCTTGACTAAAGATGAGGATTTGGTCCCCACCCAGAACTCAGAAGTATTACCTGACTCTGGGAGGAATGCCAAAGCAGCAGGAGCCTCGGGAATTATGGACAGAAAAGAAGTTCTTGGAG gTGTTATTGCTGGAGGACTGGTAGGCTTGGTGTTTGCAGTGTTTCTAGTTGCATTTATGCTGTatagaatgaagaaaaaagatgaaGGCAGCTATTCACTGGATGAACCAAAACAGTCTAATGGAGGATaccaaaaaccacacaaacaagAAGAATTCTATGCATAA